In one Ornithinimicrobium pratense genomic region, the following are encoded:
- a CDS encoding SRPBCC family protein has translation MNDDTSITVSRTIDASAAEIFDVLSLPERHVELDGSGFVRSVDHGDRITSTGQVFTMNMTGDHMGGDYQTDNHVTGYDKDHLLAWETAPAGTQPPGWQWVWELVPQGPGNTEVRHSYDWGKVTDQELLQKVSFPLVTEEQLEGTLARLAAAVSGG, from the coding sequence ATGAACGACGACACGAGCATCACCGTCAGCCGCACGATCGACGCCTCGGCCGCGGAGATCTTCGACGTCCTCTCCCTGCCTGAACGGCACGTCGAGCTCGACGGCTCCGGCTTCGTCCGATCCGTGGACCATGGGGACCGGATCACCAGCACGGGCCAGGTCTTCACGATGAACATGACCGGGGACCACATGGGCGGTGACTACCAGACCGACAACCACGTCACTGGCTATGACAAGGACCACCTGCTTGCCTGGGAGACCGCCCCAGCTGGCACGCAACCGCCCGGGTGGCAGTGGGTGTGGGAGCTGGTTCCCCAGGGCCCGGGCAACACCGAGGTCCGGCACAGCTACGACTGGGGCAAGGTGACCGACCAGGAGCTGCTGCAGAAGGTCTCCTTCCCGCTCGTCACTGAGGAGCAGTTGGAGGGCACCCTCGCCCGGTTGGCCGCGGCGGTCTCCGGCGGCTGA
- the mobF gene encoding MobF family relaxase produces MTLHKLAAGSGYTYLTKQVAAHDATERRQVGLATYYEEKGEAPGRWLGTGLAGLDLAEGDIVTEEQMKLLFGQGHHPRSDEPEAAAKGWGALGRAFPTFNATSLRQVTAQAFSEHNTSRGLAWNAPIPAEVRAQIRTQVARGAFEKRHGRAPIDEAELTTFVAKASRPAQVPVAGFDLTFSPVKSVSALWALAPAEVAQQVGAAHEDAVRSTLAMLEAEVAFTRVGKGGIRQVPVTGLVAAAFDHRDSRTGDPDLHTHVVVSNKVQSLPEEGGRWLTLDGRMLFKAKVMASEHYNTHLEAGLVERLGVRFVDRPGQEGKRAVREIAGVDPVLLTAWSSRRQAIEARQAELALTFRAVHGRTPTAIESLALAQQANLETRPGKHEPRSGAEQRHAWRAQATSVLARDGRSPEEMVASAVGAGWRRPRKRGGDGCIFAGHEVETLQRRLPERRGGGVRPQLLAARVVKVLEGSRATWQVWHVRAETLRQLRTAQVPLAHLEEHAREVERWVLQGFSIPVGVLPELGEPEVLRRPDGQSAHTVHGSQAYTSRAILAAEDELLKLGLRRDGRQAARSVVETVLAAQSADGPRLDRSQTAMVRTLATSGCRVQVALAPAGAGKTAALRVLARAWEASGGTVLGLAPTAVAAEELGRATGIPADTLAKYLHQTTVGGAVGPGTLVLIDEAGMAGTRDLAAVVRHVVDAGGSVRLVGDDQQLAAVTAGGIFRDLAEQGHAHGTTATLTELHRFTDPADGAATLAIRDGDPAALEHYLDHDRVHIGDTGNVVEAAYAAWAADQEAGLSSLLLAATRDTVCELNQRARTDRLDTTGQPPGREVTLADGTRASAGDSVITRRNDRTLRAGDGSWVKNGDRWHVLEIHPDGSLSVERHRDGGERKRPHVSLSAGYVAEHVQLGYASTIHGAQGATVDTTHTVLNGTETRQALYVALSRGRQTNHLYLATPTASMDGAGPVVQDTVVEPRQVLADILARDGRALSATAVERGDAAQLLRQAVLAYQDALPVLAQQHLGHERMAHLDEALEHRVPGITAAPAYPHLRGQLALRWVDGAPPQTVVEEATWFRGTQSLTEAEDPAAALAWRIAGTIPPSHRDAPLPWLPDAPPVLRQDAENSDYLDQLTHRIDDLKQRVADEAQRAGASDRAPWQRTLPPEADDQLLGDLAIWRAAHEIPPTDPSPTGPPIKDPQAARHQSRLIRRLAVQSPVSSAPTADGATDRLRASQRQADRQRLHDGATRHLSGPSR; encoded by the coding sequence ATGACGTTGCACAAGCTCGCCGCAGGGAGCGGGTACACGTACCTGACGAAGCAGGTCGCTGCCCACGACGCCACCGAGAGGCGGCAGGTCGGCCTCGCCACCTACTACGAGGAGAAGGGCGAGGCGCCCGGGCGGTGGCTCGGCACCGGCCTCGCTGGCCTCGACCTCGCCGAGGGTGACATCGTCACCGAGGAGCAGATGAAACTGCTGTTCGGGCAGGGCCACCACCCCCGTTCCGACGAACCTGAGGCCGCCGCGAAGGGGTGGGGTGCGTTGGGGCGCGCGTTCCCGACGTTCAATGCCACGTCCCTGCGGCAGGTGACGGCGCAGGCGTTCAGCGAGCACAACACCAGCCGGGGGTTGGCGTGGAACGCCCCGATTCCGGCGGAGGTTCGGGCTCAGATCCGCACTCAGGTGGCCCGGGGCGCTTTCGAGAAGCGACACGGCCGCGCCCCGATCGACGAGGCCGAGCTGACGACGTTCGTCGCGAAGGCGTCGCGGCCGGCGCAGGTGCCGGTGGCTGGGTTCGACCTGACGTTCTCGCCGGTGAAGTCGGTCTCGGCCCTGTGGGCCCTCGCCCCGGCCGAGGTCGCCCAGCAGGTAGGGGCCGCGCACGAGGACGCGGTCCGCTCCACCCTGGCGATGCTGGAGGCAGAGGTTGCGTTCACCCGGGTGGGCAAGGGCGGTATCCGCCAGGTCCCGGTGACCGGGTTGGTGGCGGCGGCGTTCGACCATCGGGACTCCCGCACCGGGGACCCGGACCTGCACACCCACGTCGTCGTCTCCAACAAGGTGCAGTCGCTGCCCGAGGAGGGCGGACGCTGGTTGACGTTGGACGGGCGGATGCTGTTCAAGGCCAAGGTGATGGCGTCTGAGCACTACAACACCCACCTCGAAGCCGGGCTCGTGGAGCGGCTCGGTGTCCGCTTCGTCGACCGCCCCGGTCAGGAGGGCAAGCGAGCGGTGCGAGAGATCGCCGGGGTCGATCCAGTCCTGCTCACGGCGTGGTCGTCGCGCCGGCAGGCGATCGAGGCCCGGCAGGCCGAGCTCGCTTTAACCTTCCGGGCTGTCCACGGCCGCACCCCCACCGCCATCGAGTCCCTGGCGCTGGCGCAGCAGGCGAACCTGGAGACCCGCCCCGGAAAGCACGAACCCCGCTCCGGGGCCGAGCAACGCCACGCCTGGCGGGCGCAGGCCACGTCAGTGCTCGCCCGCGACGGACGCAGCCCGGAGGAGATGGTCGCGAGTGCGGTGGGGGCGGGGTGGAGACGCCCCCGGAAGCGCGGCGGAGACGGTTGTATCTTCGCAGGTCACGAGGTGGAGACGCTCCAGCGACGCCTCCCGGAGCGGCGGGGTGGGGGCGTGCGCCCTCAGCTCCTCGCCGCCCGCGTCGTAAAGGTGCTGGAGGGGTCGCGGGCGACGTGGCAGGTCTGGCACGTGCGGGCCGAGACGCTGCGCCAGCTCCGCACCGCCCAGGTGCCGCTGGCCCACCTGGAGGAGCACGCGCGTGAGGTCGAGCGCTGGGTGCTGCAGGGCTTCTCGATACCGGTCGGTGTGCTTCCGGAGCTGGGTGAGCCGGAGGTGCTGCGTCGCCCGGACGGGCAGTCCGCCCACACGGTGCACGGCAGCCAGGCCTATACCTCCCGCGCGATCCTCGCTGCCGAGGACGAACTACTCAAACTGGGGTTACGTCGCGACGGCCGCCAGGCCGCCCGGTCAGTGGTCGAGACCGTCCTGGCCGCCCAGAGCGCGGACGGGCCGCGCCTGGACCGGTCGCAGACGGCGATGGTCCGCACCCTGGCCACGAGCGGGTGCCGGGTCCAGGTCGCCCTCGCCCCGGCGGGCGCCGGGAAGACCGCCGCGCTGCGGGTGCTGGCCCGGGCCTGGGAAGCCTCCGGTGGCACCGTCCTCGGTCTGGCGCCCACCGCGGTCGCGGCCGAGGAGCTCGGCCGGGCCACCGGCATCCCCGCGGACACCCTCGCCAAGTACCTCCACCAGACCACCGTGGGCGGAGCGGTCGGCCCGGGAACGTTGGTGCTGATCGACGAGGCGGGGATGGCCGGCACCCGCGACCTCGCAGCCGTGGTCCGGCACGTGGTCGACGCCGGCGGCAGCGTCCGGTTGGTCGGGGACGACCAGCAGCTGGCTGCCGTCACCGCCGGCGGGATCTTCCGGGACCTGGCCGAGCAGGGGCACGCGCACGGCACCACCGCCACCCTGACCGAGCTGCACCGGTTCACCGACCCGGCCGACGGCGCGGCCACCCTCGCCATCCGCGACGGCGACCCCGCCGCCCTGGAGCACTACCTCGACCACGACCGGGTCCACATTGGTGACACCGGGAACGTGGTCGAGGCGGCGTACGCCGCCTGGGCTGCTGACCAGGAGGCCGGGCTGTCCAGCCTGCTGCTGGCCGCGACCCGCGACACCGTCTGTGAACTGAACCAGCGCGCGCGGACCGACCGCCTCGACACCACTGGGCAGCCGCCCGGACGCGAGGTGACCTTGGCCGACGGCACCCGCGCCAGCGCCGGTGACTCCGTGATCACCCGCCGCAACGACCGAACCCTGCGTGCTGGGGATGGGTCGTGGGTCAAGAACGGCGACCGATGGCACGTCCTGGAGATTCACCCCGACGGAAGCCTCTCCGTCGAGCGCCACCGCGACGGTGGCGAGAGGAAGCGGCCTCACGTCAGCCTGTCGGCCGGGTACGTGGCCGAGCACGTGCAGCTGGGGTACGCCAGCACCATCCACGGAGCCCAGGGCGCAACCGTCGACACCACCCACACCGTCCTGAACGGCACCGAGACCCGCCAGGCGTTGTACGTCGCCCTCTCCCGGGGCAGGCAGACCAACCATCTCTACCTCGCCACGCCTACAGCCTCGATGGATGGTGCCGGCCCCGTGGTCCAGGACACGGTCGTGGAGCCGCGGCAGGTGCTCGCCGACATCCTGGCCCGGGACGGCCGCGCGCTGTCCGCCACGGCGGTCGAGCGCGGTGACGCCGCCCAGCTGCTGCGCCAGGCGGTGCTGGCCTACCAGGACGCCCTCCCGGTCTTGGCCCAGCAGCACCTCGGACATGAGCGCATGGCGCACTTGGACGAAGCGCTCGAGCACCGGGTGCCCGGCATTACCGCAGCGCCGGCCTACCCGCACCTGCGCGGCCAGCTCGCGCTGCGCTGGGTCGACGGCGCACCACCACAGACGGTGGTCGAAGAGGCGACCTGGTTCCGCGGCACCCAGTCCCTCACGGAGGCCGAAGACCCCGCCGCCGCCCTCGCCTGGCGCATCGCCGGGACCATCCCACCGTCGCACCGGGACGCACCCTTGCCCTGGCTGCCCGACGCCCCACCCGTCCTGCGGCAGGACGCGGAGAACAGCGACTACCTCGACCAGCTCACCCACCGGATCGACGACCTCAAGCAGCGCGTCGCAGACGAAGCACAGCGGGCGGGCGCCTCCGATCGAGCCCCCTGGCAACGCACGCTGCCCCCAGAGGCCGACGACCAGCTCCTCGGCGACCTCGCCATCTGGCGCGCTGCCCACGAGATCCCACCCACCGACCCGAGCCCAACGGGCCCGCCCATCAAGGACCCCCAGGCAGCCAGACACCAGTCCCGCCTCATTCGCCGACTGGCGGTGCAGTCACCGGTCTCATCCGCGCCCACGGCAGACGGCGCGACTGACAGGCTTCGAGCCAGCCAACGACAGGCAGACCGTCAACGTCTCCATGACGGTGCTACCCGCCACCTCTCTGGTCCGTCGCGATGA
- a CDS encoding AAA family ATPase, with translation MRLHRLTLRDVKGVRERTVDFPDRGVLVIEGPNEIGKTTLLDGFDALLMLKATSKAAAVRALAPVDRDVAPFVEAELTIGGQRVRYAKRWLRTPSTTLDILGARPEHLTGDAAQQRLDAMVEQHLDRTLWDALRLTQTGDGSVAPLVSSAVLTAALDTAAGAQQHADGADALLDKVAAEVALYFTATGRATGVYREALTRHTEAQDAVAEAHRRLEEGAALLERLGQARERAAATDSEVGQAAERLAAAERVAGQTEAVATAHEVALERLAHAQDRQRLTRRALRQREALVAEREECSRELQQARHGNRADLEAAEEQAQALLMAEAAAEAAATKVEEAADDVAAARADADHLAAVRELEVRRDVLDRAEELIKAVCAARGVVAAQEGSGGPPVGGELARRVRALQDRLDAMTLQHDGATPSVEVEAWDSVVEVDTGDQTAVNSVRPGERVRVQASHDTTVEVPGHARIRVRLHEEARHRVAEIDRLRVELRHTLTELNCADVDEVDALVETAEAARTRLREATRDVEALLRPWGSTVTAEAVAGVLPRRLVEEVEQARSRVAHGLAARRAGRELPVDDARARVAVRVAEGALRDARERHQRARDALARRRADVATLTTRLDRAEGHIAAQQDRVRALQTQLVAAREDASDEVLAEQVGRCAAEVGDWTRAVHEAAEAMAAANVEGARAELRSARHQHTLASRAREDAHAELNQIKGQVEMAAGEGRQELYDLAVAHLDDAERDLRAIDRRARAARHLHATLNRHRDNAHRAYVRPYTHALEELGRQVYGSGFAVTVDEDLSLSARTLGGVTVPFAELSGGAKEQLGILARLAVARLVDPTQGVPVVIDDALGYSDPQRLQQMGAVLGSATEGSADMQVILLTCTPERYATIPDVHTVRLTA, from the coding sequence ATGAGGCTGCACCGCCTGACCCTGCGCGACGTCAAAGGGGTGCGGGAGCGCACCGTGGACTTCCCGGACCGGGGCGTGCTGGTTATCGAGGGCCCCAACGAGATCGGCAAGACCACTCTGCTCGACGGGTTCGACGCCCTGCTGATGCTCAAGGCGACCTCCAAGGCGGCCGCCGTCCGGGCGCTGGCGCCGGTCGACCGCGACGTGGCCCCTTTCGTCGAGGCCGAGCTGACCATCGGCGGCCAACGGGTGCGTTACGCCAAGCGGTGGCTCAGGACGCCCTCCACGACCCTCGACATCCTGGGTGCCCGCCCCGAGCACCTCACCGGCGACGCCGCCCAGCAGCGGCTGGACGCGATGGTGGAACAGCACCTGGACCGCACCCTTTGGGACGCTCTGCGGCTGACCCAGACCGGGGACGGCAGCGTGGCCCCGCTGGTGTCGAGCGCGGTGCTCACCGCAGCGCTCGACACCGCGGCCGGAGCGCAGCAGCACGCCGACGGTGCGGACGCGCTGCTGGACAAGGTGGCCGCGGAGGTGGCCCTCTACTTCACGGCGACCGGCCGGGCCACCGGGGTCTACCGCGAGGCGCTCACCCGCCACACCGAGGCCCAGGATGCTGTGGCCGAGGCGCACCGCAGGCTCGAGGAGGGTGCCGCCCTGCTGGAACGGCTGGGTCAGGCTCGCGAGCGGGCCGCCGCAACCGACTCCGAGGTAGGCCAAGCGGCCGAGCGGCTCGCGGCGGCCGAGCGTGTGGCCGGTCAGACCGAGGCGGTCGCGACGGCGCACGAGGTCGCGCTCGAGCGGCTGGCGCACGCGCAGGACCGGCAACGGCTCACCCGCCGCGCGCTGCGGCAGCGCGAGGCGCTGGTAGCCGAGCGCGAGGAGTGCTCCCGCGAGCTGCAGCAGGCCCGGCACGGCAACCGGGCCGACCTCGAGGCCGCTGAGGAGCAGGCGCAGGCTCTCTTGATGGCCGAGGCCGCGGCCGAGGCTGCCGCCACGAAGGTGGAGGAGGCGGCCGACGATGTCGCTGCGGCTCGCGCCGACGCCGATCATCTCGCCGCGGTCCGCGAGCTGGAGGTTCGCCGTGACGTGCTGGACCGGGCGGAGGAGCTCATCAAGGCCGTCTGCGCGGCCCGGGGTGTGGTGGCCGCCCAGGAGGGCTCCGGCGGCCCACCGGTCGGGGGGGAGCTGGCCCGCAGGGTACGGGCCCTCCAGGACCGGCTGGACGCCATGACGCTGCAGCACGACGGCGCCACCCCGAGCGTGGAGGTCGAGGCGTGGGACTCTGTCGTCGAGGTCGACACTGGGGACCAGACCGCGGTCAACTCGGTGCGACCCGGGGAGCGAGTGCGGGTCCAGGCCTCTCACGACACCACCGTGGAGGTCCCCGGGCACGCCCGGATCCGGGTGCGTCTGCACGAGGAGGCCCGGCACCGGGTCGCCGAGATCGACCGGCTCAGGGTCGAGCTGCGTCACACTCTGACGGAGCTGAACTGTGCCGACGTCGACGAGGTCGACGCCCTCGTCGAGACCGCCGAGGCTGCCCGAACCCGGCTGCGCGAGGCGACCCGCGACGTGGAGGCGCTGCTGCGGCCCTGGGGCTCCACCGTGACGGCCGAGGCCGTCGCCGGTGTGCTGCCGCGCCGCCTCGTGGAGGAGGTCGAGCAGGCCCGCTCACGGGTGGCCCACGGGTTGGCCGCCCGCCGTGCCGGCCGCGAGCTGCCCGTCGACGATGCGCGAGCGCGCGTGGCGGTCCGGGTGGCGGAGGGAGCGCTACGTGACGCCCGCGAGCGACACCAGCGTGCCCGGGACGCCTTGGCCCGTCGTCGCGCGGACGTGGCCACCCTGACCACCCGGCTGGACCGGGCCGAGGGTCATATTGCCGCTCAGCAGGACCGGGTGCGAGCGCTTCAGACCCAGCTGGTGGCCGCGCGGGAGGACGCCTCCGACGAGGTGTTGGCGGAGCAAGTGGGCAGGTGTGCGGCCGAAGTCGGTGACTGGACCCGTGCTGTGCACGAGGCGGCCGAGGCGATGGCCGCGGCCAATGTCGAGGGGGCGCGCGCCGAGCTGCGCTCCGCCCGCCACCAGCACACGCTGGCATCACGGGCGCGTGAGGACGCCCACGCCGAACTCAACCAGATTAAGGGTCAGGTGGAGATGGCAGCGGGGGAGGGGCGCCAAGAGCTCTACGACCTCGCGGTTGCCCACCTTGACGACGCCGAGCGCGACCTACGCGCCATCGACCGGCGGGCCCGCGCGGCCCGCCACCTGCACGCCACCCTCAACCGCCACCGGGACAATGCCCACCGGGCCTACGTCCGCCCCTACACCCACGCGCTGGAAGAGCTCGGCCGTCAGGTCTACGGGTCCGGCTTCGCGGTCACCGTCGACGAGGACCTGTCCCTGTCGGCCCGGACCCTGGGCGGGGTGACCGTCCCATTCGCTGAGCTGTCCGGCGGGGCCAAGGAGCAGCTGGGGATCCTGGCGCGGCTGGCCGTGGCCCGGCTCGTTGACCCCACGCAGGGGGTGCCCGTCGTCATCGACGACGCCCTCGGTTACTCCGACCCACAGCGGTTGCAGCAGATGGGAGCGGTGCTGGGCTCAGCCACCGAGGGCTCGGCCGACATGCAGGTCATCCTGCTCACCTGCACTCCCGAGCGATACGCCACCATCCCCGACGTGCACACGGTCCGGCTTACCGCCTAG
- a CDS encoding OsmC family protein, giving the protein MAMHTYALDLTWSGNRGTGTSGYRDYSRDVLAHGPGRPELELSADKPFRGDPSRWNPELLLLAALSECHLLSFLHVAVTHGVTVTAYRDEPVGWLEQEGIGGRFSRVLLRPHVTVASAVHVDLAPRLHEEAGSACFIASSMNFPVEHEPVTEVAAPPA; this is encoded by the coding sequence ATGGCCATGCACACCTACGCGCTCGACCTGACCTGGAGCGGCAACCGCGGCACCGGGACGTCCGGCTACCGCGACTACTCCCGGGACGTGCTTGCCCACGGCCCGGGCCGACCCGAGCTGGAGCTGTCCGCAGACAAGCCGTTCCGAGGCGATCCGAGCCGGTGGAACCCCGAGCTATTGCTCCTGGCCGCCCTCTCGGAGTGCCACCTGCTCTCCTTCCTCCACGTCGCGGTGACCCACGGGGTGACGGTGACCGCATACCGAGACGAACCTGTGGGCTGGCTCGAGCAGGAAGGCATCGGCGGCCGGTTCAGTCGGGTGCTACTGCGCCCGCACGTCACTGTTGCCAGCGCTGTGCACGTCGACCTGGCCCCCCGGCTGCACGAGGAGGCCGGGAGCGCCTGCTTCATCGCCTCGTCGATGAACTTCCCCGTGGAACACGAGCCGGTGACGGAGGTCGCCGCGCCCCCTGCCTGA
- a CDS encoding tyrosine-type recombinase/integrase, with the protein MIEKRGRRYRVRVWHRSRIVATRSFERRGDAVAWEREQQQLILMGDFVSPSAGRVSVADVAKGYLEVRQGQVSVRAWESDESALRVHILPVFGQRSTGSVNRLQVERFLADLASSRSVGTAARVRTTLRGLFDYAVRARVIRDSPAAAVRMPRPDAPSAGAEVRPFTLDELLALVDEHRELAGDLADVTLILGLTGLRFGELRGLRVRDVTRVPYPALVVSRSLPQSGRTGKVIERSTTKSGRSRVVPLLSLALPAVEARAASLEPDDLLFPAPHGGYLHAQNWRRDVNWNATAGGRRPHDLRHTAASLWIAAGVDIKTIASWLGHSSTKLTLDTYGHLMGTDADRAAIERVNRAFTSQTRPKMGPGIDLGGSL; encoded by the coding sequence GTGATCGAGAAGCGCGGGCGCCGCTACCGCGTCAGGGTGTGGCATCGAAGCCGGATCGTCGCCACCCGCTCGTTCGAGCGGCGCGGGGACGCCGTCGCGTGGGAACGGGAGCAGCAGCAGCTCATCCTCATGGGCGACTTCGTGTCCCCGTCAGCCGGCAGGGTCAGCGTCGCCGACGTGGCCAAGGGATATCTAGAGGTACGTCAGGGGCAGGTCTCGGTGCGAGCGTGGGAGTCGGACGAGAGTGCGCTCCGCGTCCACATCCTCCCGGTGTTCGGCCAACGGTCGACGGGTTCGGTGAACCGGCTGCAGGTCGAGCGGTTCCTGGCCGACCTTGCGTCTTCCCGCTCGGTCGGGACCGCAGCGAGGGTGCGGACAACCCTTCGCGGGCTCTTCGACTACGCGGTGCGTGCCCGGGTCATCCGGGACTCCCCGGCCGCCGCTGTGCGGATGCCCCGCCCGGACGCGCCGAGCGCGGGCGCCGAGGTGCGTCCCTTCACGCTGGACGAGCTGCTCGCGCTGGTGGACGAGCACCGAGAGCTCGCCGGCGACCTGGCCGACGTCACGCTGATCCTCGGTCTGACAGGGCTGCGCTTCGGGGAGCTGCGGGGGTTGCGCGTGCGGGACGTCACGCGCGTGCCCTACCCAGCCCTGGTGGTGTCCAGGTCGCTGCCGCAGTCAGGTCGGACGGGCAAGGTCATCGAGCGGTCCACCACTAAGAGCGGCCGGAGCCGTGTCGTCCCCTTGCTGTCGCTGGCTCTCCCGGCCGTCGAGGCGAGGGCTGCCTCCCTGGAGCCGGACGATCTGCTCTTCCCGGCGCCGCACGGCGGTTACCTGCATGCGCAGAACTGGCGCCGCGACGTGAACTGGAACGCGACGGCCGGCGGTCGACGTCCGCACGACCTACGGCACACCGCGGCGAGCCTGTGGATCGCAGCCGGCGTGGACATCAAGACCATCGCCTCGTGGCTGGGCCACAGCTCGACCAAGCTCACCCTCGACACCTACGGGCACCTGATGGGCACCGACGCCGACCGAGCAGCGATCGAAAGGGTCAACCGGGCATTCACGTCCCAAACACGTCCCAAGATGGGGCCGGGGATCGACCTGGGAGGAAGTCTGTGA
- a CDS encoding GNAT family N-acetyltransferase, with the protein MSDAVSPETVRVLLSSDPQCRELEARGWRVLAESWGARLRPSEEDLPRLGHLVTRARAHGYAVLELGPADAAEVAGLDGATREDYPRAGPATAHAPVDEAQAAAALSTGRGFGARDAEGALVAMSMTRSGGDRVETEFTAVHPDHRGAGLGTAVKAASVLAWWADGARVFGTGGAQTNPASMAINRAVGYTVTERWLTYAPGKAGSTS; encoded by the coding sequence ATGAGCGATGCCGTGAGCCCAGAGACCGTACGGGTGCTGCTGAGTAGCGACCCGCAGTGCCGAGAGCTTGAGGCCCGCGGCTGGCGGGTCCTCGCAGAGTCGTGGGGGGCCAGGCTGCGACCCAGCGAAGAGGATTTGCCGCGCCTGGGGCACCTGGTCACTCGCGCCCGCGCCCACGGGTATGCCGTGCTTGAGCTGGGCCCCGCCGACGCGGCCGAGGTGGCGGGCCTGGACGGGGCGACGCGCGAGGACTACCCGCGGGCGGGGCCGGCCACCGCGCACGCACCCGTCGACGAGGCCCAGGCCGCCGCGGCGCTGTCGACCGGCCGGGGCTTTGGTGCGCGCGACGCCGAAGGGGCGCTCGTCGCGATGAGCATGACCCGCTCTGGGGGAGACCGGGTCGAGACCGAGTTCACCGCAGTCCATCCCGACCACCGCGGTGCCGGGCTGGGCACCGCAGTCAAGGCGGCCTCCGTGCTGGCCTGGTGGGCGGACGGGGCACGGGTCTTCGGCACCGGTGGCGCGCAGACCAACCCGGCGAGCATGGCGATCAACCGGGCCGTGGGCTACACAGTGACCGAGCGGTGGCTGACCTACGCGCCAGGAAAGGCAGGATCGACGTCGTGA
- a CDS encoding helix-turn-helix domain-containing protein: MSQTISPIELLTIEEAARWCHISPNTLNYLRLQRRFAPAIRVGRRVFFKPSDLNDWLEAQREVLE, from the coding sequence ATGTCTCAGACCATCAGCCCCATCGAGCTGCTCACCATCGAGGAGGCTGCCCGGTGGTGCCACATCTCGCCGAACACTCTCAACTACCTCCGGCTCCAGCGCCGGTTCGCACCGGCGATCCGGGTCGGCCGCCGGGTGTTCTTCAAGCCGTCGGACCTCAACGACTGGCTTGAGGCGCAACGAGAGGTCTTGGAGTGA